In Vicingus serpentipes, the following are encoded in one genomic region:
- a CDS encoding glycosyltransferase, with product MPKQQKIIISVTNDLVVDQRVAKICQTLSEMGYKIVLVGRELKGSLPVARDYNVKRFKLFFNKGFLFYANYNIRLFFYLLYSNVDILWSNDLDTLPANYLASKVKGKKIVYDSHEFFTEVPELVKRPKVQKVWETIEELILPKLKNVITVCNSIAKCYEEKYNIKVNVVRNVPRKNKTFLTVKNLREGDKNIIIYQGSVNINRGLEALVKAMQEIDNTILYIIGDGDVFENIISLILELNLNHKVKMLGKIHFELLHDYTMQADLGLSLEENVGLNYKYALPNKLFDYINAKVPVLTSNLPEMAKIVNQYQVGETIDEITPNAIAKKINQLFENSEQLKSYKTNTIKAAEELNWESEQKIIQGLVKEIK from the coding sequence ATGCCAAAACAACAAAAAATTATCATTTCTGTAACCAACGATTTAGTCGTTGATCAACGTGTCGCAAAAATTTGCCAAACACTTTCTGAAATGGGGTATAAAATTGTTTTAGTTGGACGAGAATTAAAAGGAAGTTTACCAGTTGCTAGAGACTACAATGTAAAGCGATTTAAACTCTTTTTCAATAAAGGATTTCTCTTTTATGCAAACTACAACATTCGCTTATTTTTCTATTTGCTTTATAGCAATGTTGATATTTTATGGAGCAATGATTTAGATACTTTACCTGCAAATTATTTAGCATCAAAAGTTAAAGGAAAAAAAATAGTTTATGATAGTCATGAATTTTTTACTGAGGTTCCTGAATTAGTAAAAAGACCAAAAGTTCAAAAAGTATGGGAAACAATTGAGGAGTTAATTTTACCAAAGCTTAAAAATGTTATTACTGTTTGCAATAGCATTGCAAAATGCTATGAAGAGAAATACAACATAAAAGTAAATGTTGTTCGCAATGTTCCTCGTAAGAACAAAACCTTTTTAACTGTAAAAAACCTTAGAGAAGGCGATAAAAACATTATTATTTACCAAGGGTCAGTAAATATAAATAGAGGTTTAGAAGCTTTAGTTAAAGCTATGCAGGAAATTGACAATACAATTCTTTATATTATTGGAGATGGAGACGTTTTTGAAAATATTATTTCTTTGATTCTTGAATTAAATTTAAACCACAAAGTAAAAATGTTAGGCAAAATTCATTTTGAGCTTTTACACGACTACACTATGCAAGCAGACCTAGGGCTTAGTTTAGAGGAAAATGTAGGGTTAAATTACAAATATGCTCTACCCAATAAGTTGTTTGATTACATTAATGCAAAAGTACCTGTGCTAACATCAAACCTACCAGAAATGGCTAAAATTGTTAACCAATACCAAGTTGGCGAAACTATTGATGAGATTACCCCAAATGCTATAGCAAAAAAAATAAACCAACTTTTTGAAAATAGCGAGCAACTTAAATCTTATAAAACTAACACCATAAAAGCTGCTGAAGAATTAAACTGGGAGTCTGAACAGAAAATTATTCAGGGTTTAGTTAAAGAGATTAAATAG